From one Anoplolepis gracilipes chromosome 10, ASM4749672v1, whole genome shotgun sequence genomic stretch:
- the Prosap gene encoding uncharacterized protein Prosap isoform X1: protein MEAGPKQQQQQQQQQQQSPQQQQQPQQQSPQQQQQQQNSPGNATQAAIGPQGNSTPQAQQNAEDTLATAENTPVNEGMLLARIHVPELYVSKCLQFPKDQLVWDVKQQCLASLPKVATWYRELKESFNYGLFCPPVNGKAGKFLDEERRLGDYPFNGPVGYLELKYKRRVYKMLHLDEKQLKAMHTRTNLRRLLDYVQSSQVEKIAKMCSKGLDPNFHCQETGETPLTLATTLKKPSKVIIALVNGGALLDYRTKEGLTAMHRAVERNSLEAVKTLLELGASPNYKDTKGLTPLYYSVIHKTDPMLCETLLHDHATIGAQDLQGWQEVHQACRNNLVQHLDHLLFYGADMNARNASGNTPLHVCAVNNTDASCIRQLLFRGAQKDALNYANQTPYQVAVIAGNMELAEVIKNYQPEEVVPFKGPPRYNPKRRSVAFGGTSTMMTTSCSASNLGTLTRIPSTEQHAAAASSAGGSTTGTLTRTISVEQYSSITRVPSAEQYATAASLNRVPSTEQPYSPPPPSSGTLVRVASEEKYAPPSGVVLSRASSGERYDATLIRVPSSEQYPTVSTLTRVPSTEQYPTAAAGISRVPSTEQYPSTGGITIVGQSTESIHHGSLGRVPSVESNRNDLQNRIPSEQNGHRLTSEYQSPNSLRDPNARLPSAAENYTNLRMEGLTRLQEHRLELQHRLDMHRTQMEMPPSPSPSSRSLAPFSSASSSLSEGSNQPSGEDSASIVTDKSLGDTASDVISDSSGVGTSQSDTTNSLSIPGTTVVCVESYNSGITGHLTINQGDILEVTGATDCGLLEGVLRGQGTGLFPAHCVQEVRLRHTNIPLGPQPARDGRNRVLGRRESQNKYFATAPRLKKPVTSEPRTVVLHRSRKGFGFVLRGAKATSPLMELTPSARYPALQYLDDVDQGGVADLAGLRKGDFLIHINGEDVTTASHEHVVDLIRKSGELVRMTVVSPVISLPNSQSAAALPTSQPIQRQYATLPRKGNNNVVIGGTLGRSPAPVPPRRDPKTTLSVGRARARSMVAGLEGGGERDDRDEIASTGAKSSSAESIHMAQQPSTGPNTGQNTPVQPRTASIRSRPTSSRITAAELEELFQRQQGSAGGQYSSSMMSSSHFQTTGQSTKSHPSSPAKTGRVYASVAEMKRKGKPQSKVRFFGGLGGGSDLHRDFHSTPDLNVQAQSSTLLAPKCHRSQEDVNALNGRNGLPPPNHPPPPPPVGQVIKMNVGANVPDVVTPASVYDNMAHIQQVKELAAATVEGGYGVMSSFRPSNSAKLYASPEDMKTVGYRSRSLPTNRPHLRKSHSLRNPPSSTMFKPTGSQQALNNNVGNMNSNGNGNNQYAQPLKTTRSHSTAGIPNRERKKKTVVLNTSSSVTNLSSITSGANGTTAAPNSAPPIPEPDYSLSESENDDEGEDETDEDGESEIAKELEKAAAREKLEATRETSGNSNTSGSSSSGSGSLPHSFSVEEIQKVRTQLKSSKSHPNDFLLQTQQSLVEDGDNSSSGVSSDQDVPVGPPMGFDDTAVRNLVNQENNQHSGGALLTGVNPIDKESSQTKRPGYGGSGLLTRHAVSLAQLPPPIEADAEEQNNDLFVPPPPEFNAGPSAGGQDQEVVVFAPPPQFCDNKQHQQQQQTTSQNRVKIIGAIPKVAGNQVKASGGRVLP from the exons GAGCTGAAGGAGAGTTTCAATTACGGCCTCTTCTGTCCGCCGGTGAATGGAAAAGCCGGAAAATTCCTGGACGAGGAACGCCGTCTCGGCGATTATCCATTCAATGGACCCGTCGGGTACTTGGAG CTCAAATATAAGAGGCGAGTGTACAAGATGCTGCATTTGGATGAGAAACAGCTCAAGGCTATGCATACCAGGACGAATTTGCGGAGGTTATTGGATTATGTGCAGAGCAGTCAGGTCGAGAAGATCGCGAAGATGTGCAGCAAAGGGTTGGATCCTAATTTCCACTGTCAGGAAACAGGAG AAACGCCGTTGACGCTGGCAACCACCTTGAAAAAACCCTCGAAAGTTATAATTGCGTTAGTCAATGGCGGCGCTCTATTGGATTATCGAACGAAGGAGGGTCTAACGGCGATGCACCGTGCCGTTGAACGAAACAGTCTGGAGGCGGTGAAAACGCTACTGGAGTTAGGCGCCAGCCCAAACTACAAGGATACGAAGGGTCTGACGCCGCTCTATTATAGCGTCATTCACAAGACCGATCCGATGCTCTGCGAGACATTGCTTCACGACCACGCGACAATAGGAGCGCAGGATCTCCAGGGTTGGCAGGAAGTTCATCAG GCGTGTCGCAACAATCTCGTACAGCATCTGGACCACCTGCTTTTCTACGGCGCTGACATGAATGCGCGCAACGCGTCCGGTAACACGCCGTTGCACGTGTGCGCGGTGAATAACACGGACGCCTCGTGCATACGTCAGCTACTCTTCAGGGGCGCGCAGAAGGACGCGCTCAACTATGCGAACCAAACGCCGTACCAAGTCGCCGTGATCGCCGGCAACATGGAGCTCGCTGAAGTCATCAAGAACTATCAGCCGGAGGAAGTCG TACCGTTTAAAGGGCCACCACGTTACAACCCGAAGCGGCGTTCGGTGGCCTTCGGTGGCACTTCCacgatgatgacgacgagCTGCTCAGCGAGTAATCTGGGCACCCTCACCAGGATACCGTCCACCGAACAACACGCGGCGGCGGCGTCTAGTGCCGGTGGTAGTACCACCGGTACTCTCACCAGAACCATCTCTGTGGAACAGTACTCGAGTATCACGCGAGTGCCGTCCGCCGAGCAATACGCTACCGCCGCGAGCCTGAATCGAGTACCGTCCACGGAGCAACCGTACTCTCCGCCTCCACCGTCGTCCGGCACGCTCGTTCGGGTCGCGTCCGAGGAAAAATACGCGCCGCCGTCCGGCGTCGTGTTGAGCAGAGCCTCGTCTGGCGAACGATACGACGCCACATTGATCAGAGTACCGTCCTCCGAGCAGTACCCGACCGTTAGTACTCTGACCAGAGTACCGTCCACGGAGCAGTACCCAACCGCCGCGGCGGGCATCAGCAGAGTACCGTCCACGGAACAGTATCCCTCCACAGGTGGAATCACGATTGTCGGTCAGTCGACCGAGTCGATTCACCACGGAAGTCTCGGCAGAGTACCGTCCGTAGAGTCGAACAGAAACGACTTACAGAACCGAATACCGTCCGAACAGAACGGCCACCGACTAACGTCGGAGTACCAGAGTCCAAATTCCTTGAGAGATCCTAACGCGAG ATTGCCGAGCGCTGCGGAGAATTATACAAACTTGAGAATGGAGGGTCTGACGAGGCTGCAAGAGCACCGGCTCGAGTTGCAGCACCGCCTCGATATGCACAGAACGCAGATGGAGATGCCACCGTCACCGTCGCCTAGCAGCAGGAGCTTAGCACCTTTCAGCTCGGCCAGTTCGAGCTTATCCGAAGGCAGCAATCAACCGTCCGGCGAGGATTCGGCCAGCATAGTCACAG ACAAGAGCCTCGGCGACACAGCATCCGATGTGATCAGCGACAGTTCCGGGGTAGGAACCTCGCAATCCGACACAACCAATTCATTATCCATTCCCGGTACGACGGTTGTGTGCGTGGAAAGCTACAACAGTGGGATTACCGGCCATCTGACTATCAATCAAGGAGACATCCTTGAAG tCACCGGTGCCACCGATTGCGGCCTCCTGGAAGGAGTCCTACGTGGACAAGGTACCGGTTTGTTCCCCGCGCATTGCGTTCAGGAAGTCAGGCTGCGTCACACGAACATACCTCTGGGTCCGCAGCCCGCCAGGGACGGACGAAATCGGGTTCTAGGCCGTAGGGAGTCACAGAATAAATACTTTGCTACCGCGCCTAGATTAAAGAAGCC cGTCACGTCGGAACCCCGCACTGTTGTCCTTCATCGTTCGAGGAAAGGCTTCGGGTTCGTGTTACGCGGCGCCAAGGCCACCTCGCCACTGATGGAGTTGACACCGTCTGCCAGGTATCCGGCGTTACAATATCTGGACGACGTCGACCAAGGAGGTGTGGCTGATCTAGCGGGGCTCCGAAAAGGAGATTTTCTAATTCac ATTAACGGCGAGGACGTGACGACGGCCTCCCATGAACACGTAGTCGACCTGATTAGGAAATCGGGAGAGTTGGTGCGAATGACAGTGGTTTCACCGGTGATTAGTCTTCCGAATTCTCAATCTGCGGCCGCGTTGCCAACTAGTCAACCTATTCAGAGACAGTATGCAACTTTACCGCGTAAGGGTAACAACAACGTGGTGATCGGTGGTACGCTCGGCAGATCTCCGGCTCCTGTACCACCACGAAGAGATCCGAAGACGACATTAAGCGTAGGTCGGGCGAGAGCGCGATCGATGGTCGCGGGATTAG AAGGAGGTGGCGAAAGGGACGATCGCGACGAAATCGCGTCGACTGGCGCAAAGTCCAGCAGCGCGGAATCGATTCACATGGCACAGCAACCCTCGACCGGACCGAACACTGGTCAGAACACCCCGGTGCAACCGAGAACAGCCAGCATCCGATCGCGTCCGACGTCCAGCAGAATTACCGCTGCGGAACTTGAA GAACTATTTCAGCGGCAGCAGGGTAGCGCTGGTGGTCAGTACAGCTCGTCCATGATGAGCTCGTCTCACTTTCAGACTACTGGTCAATCAACCAAGTCGCATCCGTCGTCGCCTGCCAAGACCGGCAGGGTGTACGCGAGCGTAGCAGAGATGAAGCGCAAGGGCAAA CCGCAATCAAAGGTGCGCTTCTTCGGCGGCTTGGGCGGAGGTTCCGATCTCCACAGAGATTTCCACAGCACGCCGGATCTCAATGTGCAGGCGCAGTCCTCAACCCTTCTGGCGCCCAAGTGCCATAGAAGCCAGGAAGACGTGAATGCTTTGAACGGTAGAAACGGGCTTCCACCGCCGAATCATCCGCCACCACCTCCGCCGGTCGGGCAAGTCATTAAAATGAATGTCGGTGCCAACGTGCCGGATGTCGTTACTCCAGCTTCGGTTTATGATAACATGGCACACATCCAACAAGTCAAAG AACTTGCAGCGGCTACGGTCGAAGGTGGTTACGGAGTGATGTCGAGTTTCCGGCCGTCTAACAGCGCAAAACTATACGCCTCGCCGGAGGACATGAAGACTGTCGGCTACCGTTCGCGAAGTCTACCGACTAATCGCCCCCATCTCAGGAAATCTCACAGTCTGCGCAATCCGCCGAGCAGTACAATGTTTAAGCCAACCGGTAGCCAACAGGCGTTGAACAACAATGTCGGCAACATGAACAGCAACGGGAACGGTAACAATCAATATGCGCAACCTCTGAAGACTACCAGGAGTCACAGCACCGCTGGTATCCCGAACCGGGAGCGAAAGAAGAAGACCGTCGTCTTGAACACCAGCTCGTCCGTCACGAATCTCTCGTCGATCACCTCTGGCGCGAACGGAACGACCGCAGCGCCTAATTCGGCGCCGCCAATTCCCGAACCAGATTACAGTCTGTCAGAATCGGAGAACGACGACGAAGGCGAGGACGAGACGGACGAGGATGGTGAGTCAGAGATTGCGAAGGAGCTCGAGAAAGCGGCGGCACGGGAAAAACTGGAGGCTACGCGAGAAACATCCGGTAACTCCAACACGTCCGGCTCGAGCTCGTCGGGTAGCGGTTCGCTGCCGCACTCGTTCAGCGTCGAAGAGATTCAGAAGGTGCGCACCCAGCTCAAGTCGTCCAAGAGTCACCCGAACGACTTTCTGCTACAGACGCAGCAGTCGCTCGTCGAGGACGGCGACAACAGTTCGAGCGGCGTTAGCTCGGATCAGGACGTGCCGGTGGGCCCGCCGATGGGCTTTGATGACACTGCCGTACGGAATCTGGTTAATCAAGAGAATAATCAGCATTCGGGAGGCGCTTTACTAACCGGTGTCAATCCGATCGACAAAGAGAGTAGTCAGACCAAGCGACCGGGCTACGGCGGCAGCGGTTTGCTGACCAGGCACGCGGTCAGCCTGGCGCAGCTGCCGCCGCCGATCGAAGCGGATGCCGAGGAGCAGAACAACGATCTGTTTGTGCCGCCGCCTCCGGAATTCAACGCCGGGCCGTCCGCCGGTGGCCAGGATCAGGAAGTGGTGGTATTTGCGCCGCCGCCGCAATTCTGCGATAACAAGCAACATCAACAGCAACAGCAGACCACTTCGCAGAATCGTGTTAAGATAATCGGCGCGATTCCCAAGGTTGCCGGAAACCAAGTGAAGGCGTCAGGCGGAAGGGTGTTGCCGTAA
- the Prosap gene encoding uncharacterized protein Prosap isoform X6, with protein sequence MEAGPKQQQQQQQQQQQSPQQQQQPQQQSPQQQQQQQNSPGNATQAAIGPQGNSTPQAQQNAEDTLATAENTPVNEGMLLARIHVPELYVSKCLQFPKDQLVWDVKQQCLASLPKELKESFNYGLFCPPVNGKAGKFLDEERRLGDYPFNGPVGYLELKYKRRVYKMLHLDEKQLKAMHTRTNLRRLLDYVQSSQVEKIAKMCSKGLDPNFHCQETGETPLTLATTLKKPSKVIIALVNGGALLDYRTKEGLTAMHRAVERNSLEAVKTLLELGASPNYKDTKGLTPLYYSVIHKTDPMLCETLLHDHATIGAQDLQGWQEVHQACRNNLVQHLDHLLFYGADMNARNASGNTPLHVCAVNNTDASCIRQLLFRGAQKDALNYANQTPYQVAVIAGNMELAEVIKNYQPEEVDKSLGDTASDVISDSSGVGTSQSDTTNSLSIPGTTVVCVESYNSGITGHLTINQGDILEVTGATDCGLLEGVLRGQGTGLFPAHCVQEVRLRHTNIPLGPQPARDGRNRVLGRRESQNKYFATAPRLKKPVTSEPRTVVLHRSRKGFGFVLRGAKATSPLMELTPSARYPALQYLDDVDQGGVADLAGLRKGDFLIHINGEDVTTASHEHVVDLIRKSGELVRMTVVSPVISLPNSQSAAALPTSQPIQRQYATLPRKGNNNVVIGGTLGRSPAPVPPRRDPKTTLSVGRARARSMVAGLEGGGERDDRDEIASTGAKSSSAESIHMAQQPSTGPNTGQNTPVQPRTASIRSRPTSSRITAAELEELFQRQQGSAGGQYSSSMMSSSHFQTTGQSTKSHPSSPAKTGRVYASVAEMKRKGKPQSKVRFFGGLGGGSDLHRDFHSTPDLNVQAQSSTLLAPKCHRSQEDVNALNGRNGLPPPNHPPPPPPVGQVIKMNVGANVPDVVTPASVYDNMAHIQQVKELAAATVEGGYGVMSSFRPSNSAKLYASPEDMKTVGYRSRSLPTNRPHLRKSHSLRNPPSSTMFKPTGSQQALNNNVGNMNSNGNGNNQYAQPLKTTRSHSTAGIPNRERKKKTVVLNTSSSVTNLSSITSGANGTTAAPNSAPPIPEPDYSLSESENDDEGEDETDEDGESEIAKELEKAAAREKLEATRETSGNSNTSGSSSSGSGSLPHSFSVEEIQKVRTQLKSSKSHPNDFLLQTQQSLVEDGDNSSSGVSSDQDVPVGPPMGFDDTAVRNLVNQENNQHSGGALLTGVNPIDKESSQTKRPGYGGSGLLTRHAVSLAQLPPPIEADAEEQNNDLFVPPPPEFNAGPSAGGQDQEVVVFAPPPQFCDNKQHQQQQQTTSQNRVKIIGAIPKVAGNQVKASGGRVLP encoded by the exons GAGCTGAAGGAGAGTTTCAATTACGGCCTCTTCTGTCCGCCGGTGAATGGAAAAGCCGGAAAATTCCTGGACGAGGAACGCCGTCTCGGCGATTATCCATTCAATGGACCCGTCGGGTACTTGGAG CTCAAATATAAGAGGCGAGTGTACAAGATGCTGCATTTGGATGAGAAACAGCTCAAGGCTATGCATACCAGGACGAATTTGCGGAGGTTATTGGATTATGTGCAGAGCAGTCAGGTCGAGAAGATCGCGAAGATGTGCAGCAAAGGGTTGGATCCTAATTTCCACTGTCAGGAAACAGGAG AAACGCCGTTGACGCTGGCAACCACCTTGAAAAAACCCTCGAAAGTTATAATTGCGTTAGTCAATGGCGGCGCTCTATTGGATTATCGAACGAAGGAGGGTCTAACGGCGATGCACCGTGCCGTTGAACGAAACAGTCTGGAGGCGGTGAAAACGCTACTGGAGTTAGGCGCCAGCCCAAACTACAAGGATACGAAGGGTCTGACGCCGCTCTATTATAGCGTCATTCACAAGACCGATCCGATGCTCTGCGAGACATTGCTTCACGACCACGCGACAATAGGAGCGCAGGATCTCCAGGGTTGGCAGGAAGTTCATCAG GCGTGTCGCAACAATCTCGTACAGCATCTGGACCACCTGCTTTTCTACGGCGCTGACATGAATGCGCGCAACGCGTCCGGTAACACGCCGTTGCACGTGTGCGCGGTGAATAACACGGACGCCTCGTGCATACGTCAGCTACTCTTCAGGGGCGCGCAGAAGGACGCGCTCAACTATGCGAACCAAACGCCGTACCAAGTCGCCGTGATCGCCGGCAACATGGAGCTCGCTGAAGTCATCAAGAACTATCAGCCGGAGGAAGTCG ACAAGAGCCTCGGCGACACAGCATCCGATGTGATCAGCGACAGTTCCGGGGTAGGAACCTCGCAATCCGACACAACCAATTCATTATCCATTCCCGGTACGACGGTTGTGTGCGTGGAAAGCTACAACAGTGGGATTACCGGCCATCTGACTATCAATCAAGGAGACATCCTTGAAG tCACCGGTGCCACCGATTGCGGCCTCCTGGAAGGAGTCCTACGTGGACAAGGTACCGGTTTGTTCCCCGCGCATTGCGTTCAGGAAGTCAGGCTGCGTCACACGAACATACCTCTGGGTCCGCAGCCCGCCAGGGACGGACGAAATCGGGTTCTAGGCCGTAGGGAGTCACAGAATAAATACTTTGCTACCGCGCCTAGATTAAAGAAGCC cGTCACGTCGGAACCCCGCACTGTTGTCCTTCATCGTTCGAGGAAAGGCTTCGGGTTCGTGTTACGCGGCGCCAAGGCCACCTCGCCACTGATGGAGTTGACACCGTCTGCCAGGTATCCGGCGTTACAATATCTGGACGACGTCGACCAAGGAGGTGTGGCTGATCTAGCGGGGCTCCGAAAAGGAGATTTTCTAATTCac ATTAACGGCGAGGACGTGACGACGGCCTCCCATGAACACGTAGTCGACCTGATTAGGAAATCGGGAGAGTTGGTGCGAATGACAGTGGTTTCACCGGTGATTAGTCTTCCGAATTCTCAATCTGCGGCCGCGTTGCCAACTAGTCAACCTATTCAGAGACAGTATGCAACTTTACCGCGTAAGGGTAACAACAACGTGGTGATCGGTGGTACGCTCGGCAGATCTCCGGCTCCTGTACCACCACGAAGAGATCCGAAGACGACATTAAGCGTAGGTCGGGCGAGAGCGCGATCGATGGTCGCGGGATTAG AAGGAGGTGGCGAAAGGGACGATCGCGACGAAATCGCGTCGACTGGCGCAAAGTCCAGCAGCGCGGAATCGATTCACATGGCACAGCAACCCTCGACCGGACCGAACACTGGTCAGAACACCCCGGTGCAACCGAGAACAGCCAGCATCCGATCGCGTCCGACGTCCAGCAGAATTACCGCTGCGGAACTTGAA GAACTATTTCAGCGGCAGCAGGGTAGCGCTGGTGGTCAGTACAGCTCGTCCATGATGAGCTCGTCTCACTTTCAGACTACTGGTCAATCAACCAAGTCGCATCCGTCGTCGCCTGCCAAGACCGGCAGGGTGTACGCGAGCGTAGCAGAGATGAAGCGCAAGGGCAAA CCGCAATCAAAGGTGCGCTTCTTCGGCGGCTTGGGCGGAGGTTCCGATCTCCACAGAGATTTCCACAGCACGCCGGATCTCAATGTGCAGGCGCAGTCCTCAACCCTTCTGGCGCCCAAGTGCCATAGAAGCCAGGAAGACGTGAATGCTTTGAACGGTAGAAACGGGCTTCCACCGCCGAATCATCCGCCACCACCTCCGCCGGTCGGGCAAGTCATTAAAATGAATGTCGGTGCCAACGTGCCGGATGTCGTTACTCCAGCTTCGGTTTATGATAACATGGCACACATCCAACAAGTCAAAG AACTTGCAGCGGCTACGGTCGAAGGTGGTTACGGAGTGATGTCGAGTTTCCGGCCGTCTAACAGCGCAAAACTATACGCCTCGCCGGAGGACATGAAGACTGTCGGCTACCGTTCGCGAAGTCTACCGACTAATCGCCCCCATCTCAGGAAATCTCACAGTCTGCGCAATCCGCCGAGCAGTACAATGTTTAAGCCAACCGGTAGCCAACAGGCGTTGAACAACAATGTCGGCAACATGAACAGCAACGGGAACGGTAACAATCAATATGCGCAACCTCTGAAGACTACCAGGAGTCACAGCACCGCTGGTATCCCGAACCGGGAGCGAAAGAAGAAGACCGTCGTCTTGAACACCAGCTCGTCCGTCACGAATCTCTCGTCGATCACCTCTGGCGCGAACGGAACGACCGCAGCGCCTAATTCGGCGCCGCCAATTCCCGAACCAGATTACAGTCTGTCAGAATCGGAGAACGACGACGAAGGCGAGGACGAGACGGACGAGGATGGTGAGTCAGAGATTGCGAAGGAGCTCGAGAAAGCGGCGGCACGGGAAAAACTGGAGGCTACGCGAGAAACATCCGGTAACTCCAACACGTCCGGCTCGAGCTCGTCGGGTAGCGGTTCGCTGCCGCACTCGTTCAGCGTCGAAGAGATTCAGAAGGTGCGCACCCAGCTCAAGTCGTCCAAGAGTCACCCGAACGACTTTCTGCTACAGACGCAGCAGTCGCTCGTCGAGGACGGCGACAACAGTTCGAGCGGCGTTAGCTCGGATCAGGACGTGCCGGTGGGCCCGCCGATGGGCTTTGATGACACTGCCGTACGGAATCTGGTTAATCAAGAGAATAATCAGCATTCGGGAGGCGCTTTACTAACCGGTGTCAATCCGATCGACAAAGAGAGTAGTCAGACCAAGCGACCGGGCTACGGCGGCAGCGGTTTGCTGACCAGGCACGCGGTCAGCCTGGCGCAGCTGCCGCCGCCGATCGAAGCGGATGCCGAGGAGCAGAACAACGATCTGTTTGTGCCGCCGCCTCCGGAATTCAACGCCGGGCCGTCCGCCGGTGGCCAGGATCAGGAAGTGGTGGTATTTGCGCCGCCGCCGCAATTCTGCGATAACAAGCAACATCAACAGCAACAGCAGACCACTTCGCAGAATCGTGTTAAGATAATCGGCGCGATTCCCAAGGTTGCCGGAAACCAAGTGAAGGCGTCAGGCGGAAGGGTGTTGCCGTAA